One part of the Nitrospira sp. genome encodes these proteins:
- a CDS encoding DUF433 domain-containing protein translates to MRYDRISIDPHICSGKPCIRGTRIMVTNILGLIAGGYTNDQILQTYPELTREDVASALDYASHVIDEDKVIPRA, encoded by the coding sequence ATGCGCTACGATCGAATCAGCATCGATCCCCACATCTGCAGCGGAAAGCCGTGCATCCGAGGGACTCGGATCATGGTGACGAATATTCTTGGCTTGATAGCAGGCGGCTACACGAACGATCAGATTCTCCAAACCTATCCGGAGCTCACCCGTGAGGATGTGGCATCGGCGTTAGACTATGCCAGCCACGTAATCGATGAAGACAAAGTGATTCCCCGTGCCTGA
- a CDS encoding platelet-activating factor acetylhydrolase IB subunit — MTRTLRSSFVLLLFALSIWASFPVATVFALDRDVPAVVPAPQTAGWWMPQHERNVARVRQGGVDLLMIGDSITQGWGDEGRRVWERYYAHRRAVNLGFNSDRTEQVLWRLQHGEIDGIHPKVAVVMIGTNNSGTRKDPPEETAAGVQAIVTLLRAKLPETKILLLGIFPRGAIANDSLRRLNSTINDRLRGFADGQHVHYLDLGHLFLDRDGRLKRDLMPDLLHPNQQGYQVWAEGMEAQLKALMGE, encoded by the coding sequence ATGACGCGCACGCTCCGGTCTTCCTTCGTTCTGCTTCTCTTTGCCCTCTCCATCTGGGCGAGCTTTCCGGTTGCGACTGTTTTTGCCCTTGATCGTGACGTTCCCGCCGTTGTTCCTGCTCCGCAGACGGCCGGCTGGTGGATGCCCCAACATGAGCGCAATGTGGCCCGTGTCCGACAGGGGGGTGTGGATCTGCTCATGATCGGCGATTCGATCACGCAGGGGTGGGGCGATGAGGGGCGGCGGGTGTGGGAGCGCTACTATGCCCATCGCCGGGCGGTGAACCTGGGATTCAACAGCGACCGGACTGAACAGGTCTTGTGGCGGTTGCAGCACGGGGAGATCGACGGCATCCACCCGAAGGTGGCGGTGGTCATGATCGGGACGAACAATTCAGGAACCAGGAAAGATCCACCGGAAGAGACGGCTGCCGGTGTGCAGGCGATTGTGACGCTGCTGCGCGCGAAGCTTCCGGAGACCAAGATTCTTCTGCTGGGCATCTTTCCGCGAGGGGCGATCGCCAACGATTCTCTTCGGCGTTTGAACAGTACGATCAATGATCGTCTCCGTGGATTCGCCGACGGTCAGCACGTTCACTATCTTGATCTCGGACACCTCTTTCTGGATCGCGACGGGCGACTGAAGCGAGACCTCATGCCGGATTTGCTGCACCCCAACCAACAGGGCTATCAAGTCTGGGCCGAAGGCATGGAAGCGCAGCTCAAGGCGTTGATGGGAGAGTGA